From one Mya arenaria isolate MELC-2E11 chromosome 4, ASM2691426v1 genomic stretch:
- the LOC128232671 gene encoding RING finger protein 215-like: protein MFSFRRNYCFVSLLYFMLVIPAFTKNERVTLIEVGKLEKTSNKRLTAGDHSSGTTKIKDIDGRFWGKLLDVGREDNVDGRLHLLPCNCIEDESSVARLPSGWVAVLNYTDLSVCTVTAGECPGVMDRMKKALFFGASAIIILAMNPKFIKEIDVSQLFSKPVVLVDIAENITNILHLLKSKMKMKARFLYNISQNIADSQKYYTTVTLWGTCGRYSGRSYHEWDGVVCMGQHEAPRNKDGKVDVEHFWNYFYTAVLVLMMIHYIRTRREQAWENPDYIDETLRELAYRALAVMKIKRYTKEGTNDSCAICLEKFYLKQKLRVLPCSHFFHTKCVDPWLVRNHTCPLCKLNIIEKLES from the exons ATGTTTTCGTTTCGTCGGAATTATTGCTTTGTTTCGTTATTGTATTTTATGCTGGTCATACCAGCCTTTACTAAAAATGAAAGAGTGACGCTCATTGAAGTCGGTAAATTAGAGAAAACATCTAATAAACGTTTGACAGCTGGTGATCATTCGAGCGGAACGACCAAAATAAAGGATATTGATGGGAGGTTTTGGGGTAAATTGCTTGATGTAGGACGTGAGGACAACGTTGATGGAAGGCTTCATCTG CTCCCCTGCAACTGCATTGAAGATGAGAGCAGTGTGGCACGACTCCCTAGTGGATGGGTCGCTGTTCTTAACTACACAGATCTGAGTGTCTGCACAGTAACTGCAGGCGAGTGTCCGGGTGTCATGGACAGG ATGAAGAAGGCCCTGTTTTTTGGAGCGTCAGCAATCATAATACTAGCCATGAATCCAAAATTTATAAAAGAA attgatgtGAGCCAGCTGTTCTCAAAGCCTGTGGTCCTGGTGGATATTGCAGAAAACATCACCAACATATTGCATTTACTCAAAAG CAAAATGAAGATGAAAGCAAGATTTTTGTACAACATTTCTCAAAATATAGCAGATTCTCAG AAGTATTATACAACTGTGACGTTGTGGGGTACGTGTGGCCGGTATAGCGGGCGGAGTTACCATGAATGGGACGGAGTTGTCTGTATGGGACAGCACGAGGCTCCTAGGAACAAGGATGGCAAG GTAGATGTAGAGCATTTCTGGAACTATTTCTACACAGCGGTGTTGGTGCTGATGATGATCCACTATATAAGGACACGGCGGGAACAGGCCTGGGAAAACCCAGACTATATAGAT GAAACATTGCGAGAGTTAGCGTACAGAGCCCTGGCTGTGATGAAGATAAAAAGATATACTAAGGAGGGGACCAACGATTCGTGTGCAATATGTCTGGAGAAGTTTTACCTCAAACAG aaacTGCGTGTTCTGCCGTGCAGCCACTTCTTCCACACCAAGTGTGTTGACCCCTGGTTGGTGAGGAACCATACATGCCCCCTGTGTAAACTCAACATTATAG AAAAACTTGAAAGTTGA